From Silurus meridionalis isolate SWU-2019-XX chromosome 14, ASM1480568v1, whole genome shotgun sequence, a single genomic window includes:
- the si:ch211-120g10.1 gene encoding E3 ubiquitin-protein ligase TRIM69 yields the protein MIHCLQFLVEPAKNFTVKLKESRNKAKDEKKESLDESQEFIVNLAKDLSRVCQMSEVLEHITNCEDVWPTLNCRAFILEWASLLESKKRPLQTDGWPENNNWMELALSSEQDIENAKRLIMTWIKDLRAQPEQSVWPGEQVVMVLEDLQKQWRRGRVPTLQTAVELIFWTLLTKELDKETIPQQWLIWKQKSQKIGATPYIPQTVWDWICDAAVEVTLDLDTANPDLLISADEKRMRCGFDRRDIPNYHQRFDGWWCAVGTEGFGLGRRYWEVDVGEMDWRLGVAKESALRKGFKSLNTNTGYLTLRLERGVELKALTVPFTALPESLIPRRVGVYLDYERGQLSFYDAERHSHIYTYNERFDEKLFPLFGTVEIVSDLVIRSPGDRGNCFCLWG from the exons ATGATACACTGTCTCCAGTTCCTTGTCGAACCGGCCAAGAACTTCACCGTCAAGCTTAAG GAGTCTCGCAACAAGGCAAAAGATGAGAAGAAAGAGTCTCTGGATGAGAGCCAAGAATTTATCGTGAACTTGGCCAAGGACCTGAGCAGAGTCTGCCAG ATGTCTGAGGTGCTGGAGCACATCACCAACTGTGAGGACGTCTGGCCCACTTTGAACTGTAGAGCTTTTATTCTGGAGTGGGCATCCCTGCTGGAGAGCAAG AAAAGGCCACTGCAGACTGATGGCTGGCCAGAGAACAATAACTGGATGGAGCTGGCTCTGAGCAGCGAGCAGGATATAGAGAATGCGAAAAGGCTCATTATGACCTGGATCAAGGACCTGAGGGCTCAGCCAGAG CAGAGCGTGTGGCCCGGCGAGCaggtggtgatggtgctggAGGATCTGCAGAAGCAGTGGCGACGAGGTCGTGTTCCGACTCTCCAGACTGCCGTGGAGCTGATCTTCTGGACTCTATTGACAAAAGAGCTGGACAAG GAGACTATTCCACAGCAGTGGCTTATATGGAAGCAAAAGAGTCAGAAAATCG GTGCTACTCCTTATATTCCTCAGACTG TATGGGACTGGATCTGCGATGCTGCAG TGGAGGTGACTCTCGACTTGGACACGGCGAACCCGGACCTGCTGATTTCGGCTGACGAGAAGCGCATGCGCTGTGGCTTCGATCGCCGAGACATTCCCAACTACCACCAGCGCTTTGATGGCTGGTGGTGCGCCGTGGGCACCGAGGGCTTCGGCTTGGGTCGCCGCTATTGGGAAGTCGACGTCGGGGAGATGGACTGGAGGCTGGGCGTAGCTAAAGAGTCTGCATTGCGCAAAGGCTTCAAGTCACTCAACACCAACACGGGTTACCTGACCCTGAGGCTGGAGCGAGGCGTCGAGCTGAAGGCGCTCACCGTGCCCTTCACGGCGCTCCCGGAGTCTCTCATCCCGCGCAGGGTTGGCGTCTACCTGGATTACGAGCGAGGCCAGCTGTCCTTCTACGACGCCGAGCGCCACTCGCACATCTACACGTACAACGAGCGCTTCGACGAAAAGCTCTTTCCCCTCTTCGGTACGGTCGAGATTGTCAGTGACCTGGTGATCAGATCCCCTGGGGACAGGGGTAACTGCTTCTGTTTGTGGGGCTGA